Proteins from one Mycobacteriales bacterium genomic window:
- a CDS encoding cytochrome P450 has protein sequence MNDLDLSDPDTYRDGPPHAYFTELRATDPVHWQPMPGSGRGGYWAVLKHRDVETVARQPLLFSSAERGVVLEDLEGERLEQMRGMLLAMDPPKHRQVRKPLTPRMTPRALSGLADGIRAICNDIFDEAAQAAEVEFVDDVAAALPTRVVGALMGLPREDWVRVHKLAEAITHGQDPDYVSEGGSAADASTEMGMYGYQFAVDRAAREPVGDGDITDALLAVMDPVAFAMLFIQLVTAGQDTTQTMLSSGLLALLDHPDQLALLRAEPSRIPAAIEEIVRWANPLHYFRRTATEDTVIGDTKIAAGDAVAMYYSSCNRDEAVFADSQAFDITRTPNKHLGFGQAEHFCVGVHLARLEGRIFYEELLARFTGIELAGVPQRLRSNLNNSYKSVPVTLTPA, from the coding sequence TTGAACGATCTCGACCTGTCCGATCCGGACACCTACCGCGACGGCCCCCCGCACGCCTACTTCACCGAGCTGCGGGCGACCGACCCGGTCCACTGGCAGCCGATGCCCGGAAGCGGCCGGGGCGGCTACTGGGCGGTGCTCAAGCACCGCGACGTCGAGACGGTCGCGCGTCAGCCACTCCTCTTCTCCTCCGCCGAGCGCGGCGTCGTTCTGGAAGACCTGGAGGGCGAACGACTCGAGCAGATGCGCGGCATGCTGCTCGCGATGGACCCGCCGAAGCATCGGCAGGTCCGCAAGCCGCTGACGCCTCGCATGACCCCGCGCGCGCTCTCCGGCCTGGCCGACGGGATTCGCGCGATCTGCAACGACATCTTCGACGAAGCGGCGCAGGCGGCCGAGGTGGAGTTCGTCGACGACGTCGCCGCCGCACTACCCACCCGGGTGGTCGGCGCGCTGATGGGGCTGCCGCGCGAGGACTGGGTGCGCGTGCACAAGCTCGCCGAGGCGATCACCCACGGCCAGGACCCGGACTACGTGAGCGAAGGTGGCTCGGCAGCGGACGCGAGCACCGAGATGGGGATGTACGGCTACCAGTTCGCCGTCGACCGCGCGGCGCGCGAGCCGGTCGGTGACGGCGACATCACCGATGCCCTGCTGGCGGTGATGGATCCGGTCGCCTTCGCGATGCTGTTCATCCAGCTCGTCACCGCGGGCCAGGACACGACCCAGACGATGCTGTCCTCGGGGTTGCTCGCGCTGCTCGACCATCCCGACCAGCTGGCACTGCTGCGCGCCGAGCCGAGCCGCATCCCGGCAGCCATCGAGGAGATCGTGCGCTGGGCCAACCCGCTGCACTACTTCCGGCGTACCGCGACGGAGGACACGGTGATCGGCGACACGAAGATCGCGGCGGGCGACGCGGTGGCGATGTACTACTCGTCCTGCAACCGCGACGAGGCGGTCTTCGCCGACAGCCAGGCCTTCGACATCACGCGTACGCCGAACAAGCACCTCGGGTTCGGCCAGGCCGAGCACTTCTGCGTCGGCGTACACCTGGCTCGCCTGGAGGGCCGCATCTTCTACGAGGAGCTGCTGGCCAGGTTCACCGGTATCGAGCTGGCCGGCGTACCGCAGCGGCTCCGCAGCAACCTCAACAACAGCTACAAGAGCGTCCCCGTCACCCTCACACCCGCGTGA
- a CDS encoding amidohydrolase family protein: MEQFPKIVSVDDHVVEPPNLWQDRVPAAMKEKAPKVVFAPKGDVTFVGGKLTVSMGEPGSGPDVAWWLYEDLKRPLMRLDASVGFDRDEVDLRLVGYDQMRTGAYSVKERLEDMDTNWTESQMCFPTFPRFCGQTFLEAKDKDVALECVKAYNDFQVEEWCGDADGRLIPLIIVPLWDAELAAEEVRRNAARGVRATCFSEIPPFLELPSVHDKNRYWDPFFAACDETGTVINMHIGSSSKMPSTSKDAPAAVGSTLTFANSCYSLVDWLMCGALERFPTLKIAFSEGSIGWIPYVLHRADVVWEENRGWGGVADTVKRPPSELYYEHVLGCFFDDPHGLMNIEAIGVNNVAYESDYPHSDSTWPNTRAVAEQQMKHLDDDIVEKIVRGNAIRFYDLTPEGRWKR, from the coding sequence ATGGAGCAGTTTCCCAAGATCGTGTCGGTCGACGACCATGTCGTCGAGCCTCCCAACCTCTGGCAGGACCGGGTGCCGGCCGCCATGAAGGAGAAGGCTCCGAAGGTCGTCTTCGCACCCAAGGGCGATGTTACGTTCGTCGGCGGGAAGCTGACGGTGTCGATGGGCGAGCCGGGAAGTGGACCGGACGTTGCGTGGTGGCTGTACGAAGACCTCAAGCGGCCGCTGATGCGCCTCGACGCCTCCGTCGGCTTCGACCGAGACGAGGTCGACCTGCGCCTGGTGGGCTACGACCAGATGCGCACCGGGGCGTACTCCGTGAAGGAGCGCCTCGAGGACATGGACACCAACTGGACCGAGTCACAGATGTGCTTCCCGACGTTCCCGCGGTTCTGCGGCCAGACGTTCCTGGAGGCCAAGGACAAAGACGTCGCGCTCGAGTGCGTGAAGGCCTACAACGACTTCCAGGTCGAGGAGTGGTGTGGCGACGCCGACGGCCGGCTGATCCCGCTGATCATCGTGCCGCTGTGGGATGCCGAGCTCGCCGCCGAGGAGGTACGCCGCAACGCCGCCCGCGGCGTACGTGCGACCTGCTTCTCCGAGATTCCGCCGTTCCTCGAGCTGCCGAGCGTGCACGACAAGAACCGTTACTGGGATCCGTTCTTCGCCGCGTGTGACGAGACCGGCACGGTGATCAACATGCACATCGGGTCGTCGTCGAAGATGCCGTCGACGTCGAAGGACGCGCCCGCCGCGGTCGGCTCGACACTGACGTTCGCGAACTCCTGCTACTCCCTCGTCGACTGGTTGATGTGCGGGGCACTCGAGCGGTTCCCGACCTTGAAGATCGCCTTCTCCGAGGGCTCGATCGGCTGGATTCCCTATGTCCTGCACCGCGCCGATGTGGTGTGGGAGGAGAACCGCGGATGGGGCGGTGTCGCCGACACCGTGAAGCGGCCGCCGTCGGAGCTGTACTACGAGCACGTGCTCGGCTGCTTCTTCGACGACCCGCACGGCCTGATGAACATCGAGGCGATCGGCGTGAACAACGTCGCGTATGAGAGCGACTACCCGCACTCGGACTCCACCTGGCCCAACACCCGCGCGGTGGCCGAGCAGCAGATGAAGCACCTCGACGACGACATCGTCGAAAAGATCGTGCGTGGCAACGCCATCCGGTTCTACGACCTCACACCCGAAGGACGCTGGAAGCGCTGA
- a CDS encoding nitronate monooxygenase family protein — MRTPVCEKLGIEFPIFAFSHCRDVVAAVSRAGGFGVLGALAFTPEELEIELKWIEEHVEGKPYGVDLVMPANYIGKGGKQPSEEELRAMIPQEYWDFLESIMQEYNVPPLPEDLQNDRAKAAGLGVDDQAGRSVDVALSYPNVRLLVNALGPPPEDVVKKAHDHGVLVGALIGNKHHAEKQIEIGVDILVAQGGEAGGHTGDVATMVLVPEIVDAVGDRVPVLAAGGIGCGRQMAAAFALGAQGVWTGSIWLTVAEADTQPEPLANLLAADSRGTVRSRTMTGKPARQLRTAWTDAWEREGAPKTLPMPLQGILWNAMARRVSRSRTKELSGFPVGQIVGRMNKVRPTQEVMHDLVEEWIATTERLSAMLDETSA; from the coding sequence GTGCGTACCCCGGTCTGCGAGAAGCTCGGGATCGAGTTCCCGATCTTCGCGTTCTCCCACTGCCGCGACGTGGTGGCTGCGGTCAGCCGCGCCGGCGGGTTCGGGGTGCTCGGCGCCCTGGCGTTCACGCCGGAGGAGCTCGAGATCGAGCTGAAGTGGATCGAGGAGCACGTCGAGGGCAAGCCGTACGGCGTCGACCTCGTGATGCCCGCCAACTACATCGGCAAGGGCGGCAAGCAGCCGTCCGAGGAAGAGCTGCGGGCGATGATCCCCCAGGAGTACTGGGACTTCCTCGAAAGCATCATGCAGGAGTACAACGTCCCGCCGCTGCCGGAGGACCTGCAAAACGACCGCGCCAAGGCCGCGGGCCTCGGCGTCGACGACCAGGCGGGCCGCTCCGTCGACGTCGCGCTGAGCTACCCGAACGTCCGGCTGCTCGTCAACGCGCTCGGCCCGCCGCCGGAGGACGTCGTCAAGAAGGCGCACGACCACGGGGTCCTGGTCGGCGCCCTGATCGGCAACAAGCACCACGCCGAGAAGCAGATCGAAATCGGCGTGGACATCCTGGTCGCCCAGGGCGGCGAGGCAGGCGGCCACACCGGTGACGTCGCCACGATGGTCCTCGTGCCCGAGATCGTCGACGCGGTCGGCGACCGCGTCCCCGTCCTCGCCGCCGGCGGCATCGGGTGCGGCCGCCAGATGGCAGCCGCCTTCGCGCTCGGCGCGCAGGGCGTGTGGACCGGTTCGATCTGGCTGACCGTCGCGGAGGCCGACACCCAGCCCGAGCCCCTCGCCAACCTGCTCGCCGCCGACTCGCGCGGCACGGTCCGGTCGCGGACCATGACCGGCAAGCCGGCGCGCCAGCTGCGCACCGCGTGGACCGACGCCTGGGAACGCGAGGGCGCACCCAAGACTCTCCCGATGCCGCTGCAGGGAATCCTGTGGAACGCGATGGCCCGCCGGGTCAGCCGGTCGAGGACGAAGGAGCTCTCCGGCTTCCCGGTCGGGCAGATCGTCGGGCGCATGAACAAGGTCCGCCCGACCCAGGAGGTCATGCACGACCTGGTCGAGGAGTGGATCGCGACCACCGAACGGCTGTCCGCAATGCTCGACGAGACCTCGGCCTGA
- a CDS encoding prolyl oligopeptidase family serine peptidase produces MVRTAFGCLLATVAAVAAVAATIMPSAAAAASHHPPPPLHRQVSVTDYSRPVDLPADAPPALYAPEPKLPAADGWPGSNAAFSRTSGTGRLADGGLYWTDWLYDDHGTTTASPGDLSVTAGSPSFGLYTYPPGAAHGNGADIFTAAVLDRPGATYWRVDWNTLADPSVPVAEWTFDRDDDAATGGSAWPAGAGVHSPGIDTALTMSSHGAQLISVGSGKVLATFPVTVDGAAQSFVVRIPKSVLDPTGSWRIRLAAGLADAAGTSFARPPDALPTEPAVYNVTFRRIDQEKIAANFWDDQAQTLALLTGNVSAFSHVVHWSLLARHTRTSPPRPTGWSDRWYVSAVSLGQGIVTGASTILDNQANYLGRVQPYAVYVPKSYRPGRPTPLTFLLHSLTQNHNQYAATTPNFSRLACEDRHSICVTTLGRGPDGDYFDYAELDFWQVWHAVAAAYDVDPDRTLLCGYSMGGLGTNQLAMAHPDLFAKAVTLAGAVGNVPALHNLRWIPTYLAGGVTDELVPLPIEMAEANGLAALGDRYRWVIYPAVDHVAFELADAFADAAKYMGDAERVRDPGRFSFTWYPANGGGLSGNQLTGGGISWTQLPQYGVGTTGDYWVRDLTARSRQRYATVKAYSGVRPERSVATHSAHNITVDGPGPGVASQLTWTRGRRPAAKPLITLRLTNVRRLVVLLRAAGFHQGQAGTLRVVTDGPTTLGLDRRVLRLHKGTKTVRFTA; encoded by the coding sequence GTGGTCCGAACCGCATTCGGGTGTCTGCTCGCCACTGTCGCCGCCGTCGCCGCCGTCGCCGCGACGATCATGCCGAGCGCTGCTGCCGCCGCCTCACACCACCCGCCGCCGCCTCTGCACCGCCAGGTGTCGGTCACGGACTACTCGCGTCCGGTCGACCTGCCGGCCGACGCGCCGCCGGCGCTCTATGCGCCCGAGCCGAAGCTGCCGGCCGCCGACGGCTGGCCGGGGAGCAACGCGGCGTTCTCCCGCACCTCGGGCACCGGGCGGCTGGCGGACGGCGGTCTCTACTGGACGGACTGGCTGTACGACGACCACGGCACGACGACCGCGTCGCCGGGCGACCTGTCGGTCACCGCGGGCTCGCCGAGCTTCGGCCTCTACACCTACCCGCCCGGAGCGGCGCACGGAAACGGCGCCGACATCTTCACCGCGGCGGTCCTCGACCGGCCCGGCGCGACGTACTGGCGCGTCGACTGGAACACCCTCGCCGATCCGTCGGTGCCGGTCGCCGAGTGGACCTTCGACCGTGACGACGACGCAGCCACCGGAGGCAGTGCCTGGCCGGCCGGCGCAGGTGTGCACTCCCCGGGCATCGACACCGCACTGACCATGTCGAGCCACGGCGCGCAGCTGATCTCGGTCGGCTCCGGCAAGGTGCTGGCGACGTTCCCGGTCACCGTCGACGGCGCGGCGCAGTCGTTCGTCGTCCGCATCCCCAAGTCCGTGCTCGACCCGACGGGGTCGTGGCGGATCCGGCTCGCGGCAGGTCTCGCGGACGCCGCCGGGACCAGCTTCGCCCGGCCGCCGGATGCGCTGCCGACCGAACCGGCGGTCTACAACGTCACGTTCCGGCGTATCGACCAGGAGAAGATCGCCGCCAACTTCTGGGACGACCAGGCGCAGACGCTCGCGCTGCTGACCGGCAACGTGAGCGCGTTCTCCCACGTGGTCCACTGGTCACTGCTCGCCCGGCACACGCGGACCTCACCGCCGCGCCCGACGGGCTGGAGCGACCGCTGGTACGTCTCGGCCGTCTCGCTCGGTCAGGGCATCGTCACCGGCGCCAGCACGATCCTCGACAACCAGGCGAACTATCTCGGCCGGGTACAGCCCTATGCCGTCTACGTGCCGAAGAGCTACCGACCCGGCCGGCCGACGCCGCTGACCTTCCTGCTGCACTCGCTGACCCAGAACCACAACCAGTACGCCGCGACGACCCCGAACTTCAGCCGGCTCGCCTGCGAGGACCGGCACTCGATCTGCGTCACCACACTGGGCCGCGGGCCGGACGGCGACTACTTCGACTACGCCGAGCTCGACTTCTGGCAGGTCTGGCACGCGGTGGCTGCGGCGTACGACGTCGACCCGGACCGCACGCTGCTGTGCGGCTACTCGATGGGTGGGCTGGGCACCAACCAGCTCGCGATGGCCCACCCCGACCTGTTCGCGAAGGCGGTGACGCTGGCAGGGGCGGTCGGCAACGTGCCGGCGCTGCACAACCTGCGCTGGATCCCGACGTACCTCGCCGGCGGGGTCACCGACGAGCTCGTTCCGCTGCCGATCGAGATGGCCGAGGCGAACGGCCTGGCCGCGCTCGGCGATCGCTACCGCTGGGTGATCTACCCGGCGGTCGACCACGTGGCCTTCGAGTTGGCCGACGCCTTCGCCGACGCCGCGAAATACATGGGAGACGCCGAGCGCGTCCGCGACCCGGGCCGGTTCTCCTTCACCTGGTACCCCGCCAACGGCGGCGGATTGTCCGGCAACCAGCTGACCGGAGGCGGCATCTCGTGGACGCAGCTTCCCCAATACGGCGTCGGTACGACGGGCGACTACTGGGTCCGCGACCTCACAGCGCGTTCACGGCAGCGGTACGCAACGGTGAAGGCCTACTCCGGCGTGCGCCCCGAGCGATCGGTCGCCACGCACTCGGCGCACAACATCACCGTCGACGGCCCCGGCCCGGGCGTCGCGTCACAGCTGACCTGGACCCGTGGCCGACGACCCGCCGCGAAGCCGCTCATCACGTTGCGGCTGACCAACGTCCGGCGGCTCGTGGTGCTGCTCCGCGCGGCCGGCTTTCACCAAGGCCAGGCCGGCACGCTGCGCGTCGTCACGGACGGGCCCACGACGCTGGGCCTCGATCGTCGAGTCCTTCGCCTCCACAAAGGCACCAAGACGGTGCGCTTCACGGCGTAG
- a CDS encoding PHP domain-containing protein — MAKADRARDPLADLRRIAYLLERAHEATPRVKAFRTAAAVVEELPADELARRAANDTLKDLSGIGDTTSTVIRESLAGKLPAYLAKLEAALPPVKNPGRMRAALKGDLHMHSDWSDGGSPIEEMVTAARDLGHEYVALTDHSPRLTVARGLTAERLREQIKIVKRLNEEMAPFRILTGIEVDINEDGSLDQDEDLLAELDVVVASVHSKLRMDAKQMTERMVVAVANPNTDVLGHCTGRMLAGRGRPESQFDPELVFEACKQFGTAVEINCRPERMDPPRRLLALAEEIGCMFSIDTDSHAPGQLEWLPNGCEKADEIDLDPARVINTKSADALLTHLSQ, encoded by the coding sequence ATGGCGAAGGCTGATCGAGCACGCGATCCCCTTGCCGACCTCAGGCGCATCGCGTACCTGCTCGAACGGGCACACGAGGCGACGCCGCGGGTGAAGGCGTTCCGTACGGCGGCCGCGGTCGTCGAGGAGCTACCGGCCGACGAGCTGGCCAGGCGTGCGGCAAACGACACGCTGAAGGACCTTTCCGGGATCGGCGACACCACGTCGACCGTGATCCGTGAGTCACTCGCGGGCAAGCTGCCGGCGTACCTCGCGAAGCTCGAAGCCGCCCTGCCGCCGGTCAAGAATCCCGGCCGGATGCGGGCCGCTCTCAAAGGCGATCTGCACATGCACAGCGACTGGAGTGACGGCGGCTCGCCGATCGAGGAGATGGTCACCGCGGCTCGCGACCTCGGTCACGAGTACGTCGCCCTGACCGACCACTCGCCACGACTCACCGTTGCCCGCGGCCTGACCGCCGAGCGGCTGCGTGAGCAGATCAAGATCGTGAAACGGCTCAACGAGGAGATGGCTCCGTTCCGGATCCTCACGGGCATCGAGGTCGACATCAACGAGGACGGTTCACTCGACCAGGACGAGGATCTGCTCGCCGAGCTCGACGTGGTCGTCGCATCGGTGCACTCCAAGCTGCGCATGGATGCAAAGCAGATGACCGAGCGGATGGTGGTCGCGGTCGCGAACCCCAACACCGACGTACTCGGTCACTGCACCGGGCGGATGCTCGCCGGTCGCGGTCGACCCGAATCGCAGTTCGATCCGGAGTTGGTCTTCGAAGCGTGCAAGCAGTTCGGTACGGCGGTCGAGATCAACTGCCGGCCCGAACGCATGGATCCGCCGCGCCGGCTGCTGGCGTTGGCGGAGGAGATCGGGTGCATGTTCTCCATCGACACCGACTCCCACGCCCCCGGCCAGCTCGAGTGGCTCCCCAACGGCTGCGAGAAGGCCGACGAGATCGACCTCGACCCGGCACGCGTGATCAACACGAAGTCCGCCGACGCCCTCCTCACCCACCTCTCCCAGTAA
- a CDS encoding 2,4'-dihydroxyacetophenone dioxygenase family protein, with protein sequence MTMTAPRPLAVHVGADDLPFVEFGGGNKMKVLRVDEAESLWIVENIFMANLEVQTHRHTGPVYGYTVSGAWKYKEYDYVNRAGSFLYEPAGSVHTLTVLEDNTQVWFQMYGANLNLREDGTIESVTDGAGTLAAYYALAEKQGFGRPNVLVS encoded by the coding sequence ATGACGATGACCGCTCCCCGCCCGCTCGCCGTGCACGTCGGCGCCGACGACCTGCCGTTCGTCGAGTTCGGCGGCGGCAACAAGATGAAGGTGCTTCGGGTCGACGAGGCCGAGAGCCTCTGGATCGTCGAGAACATCTTCATGGCCAACCTCGAGGTGCAGACCCATCGGCACACCGGCCCGGTGTACGGCTACACGGTGTCCGGGGCGTGGAAGTACAAGGAGTACGACTACGTCAACCGCGCCGGGTCGTTCCTCTACGAGCCGGCCGGCTCGGTGCACACGTTGACCGTGCTCGAAGACAACACTCAGGTGTGGTTCCAGATGTACGGCGCGAACCTCAACCTGCGTGAAGACGGCACGATCGAGTCGGTGACCGACGGCGCCGGCACGCTCGCGGCGTACTACGCGCTGGCCGAGAAGCAGGGCTTCGGGCGGCCGAACGTTCTCGTGTCTTGA
- a CDS encoding PPOX class F420-dependent oxidoreductase codes for MGVNQRSAIVLTQEEIDTFLAGTRSMTLATVGPDGQPHLVAMWFAVIDGDICFETKAKSQKAVNLRRNPKVSCLVEDGATYEQLRGVAIEGTAEISDDPDLLWRIGVNVWERYYAPYTDDVKPFVEAMLNKRVAVRVKAERTRSWDHTKLGMPATGPAGGSTMTVAGRRPR; via the coding sequence ATGGGCGTCAACCAGCGGTCCGCCATCGTCTTGACCCAGGAGGAGATCGACACCTTCCTCGCGGGTACCAGGTCGATGACGCTGGCGACCGTCGGTCCGGACGGCCAGCCACATCTCGTCGCGATGTGGTTCGCCGTGATCGACGGCGACATCTGCTTCGAGACCAAGGCCAAGTCCCAGAAAGCCGTCAACCTCAGGCGCAACCCGAAGGTCAGCTGCCTCGTCGAGGACGGTGCGACGTACGAACAGCTGCGAGGCGTGGCGATCGAGGGCACTGCCGAGATCTCCGACGACCCCGATCTCTTGTGGCGCATCGGGGTCAACGTGTGGGAGCGCTACTACGCGCCGTACACCGATGACGTGAAGCCGTTCGTCGAGGCGATGCTCAACAAGCGGGTCGCCGTACGGGTCAAGGCCGAGCGCACCCGCTCGTGGGACCACACGAAGCTCGGCATGCCCGCCACCGGCCCGGCCGGCGGCTCGACGATGACGGTCGCAGGTCGCCGGCCCCGCTAG
- a CDS encoding D-aminoacylase, which produces MLDYLIKGATVVDGTGGPSYVGDVAVRDGRIVAIGSVDEDAAETYDAAGLIVMPGVIDNHTHYDAQLFWDPLLTPSNEHGVTTVLGGNCGFTLAPLKPEDADYIRRMMQKVEGMPLEALETGVEWSWESFAEYLDAVERADLAVNAGFLVGHCAIRRYVMGAEATDREATDDEIKQLVAVLHESIEAGGLGFSTTLSRTHSDGEGKPVASRMAGKDELLALCTAVGEHEGTFLEGIVSGCLDKFEDSEIDLLAEMSAAANRSLNWNLLTIDSREPDRIPRQLQASTRARELGGRVVALTMPVLVPMNMSLLNFCGLWLIPGWGEILQCPVEERIKRLSDPATRAKMVELVNAPEAGVFKRLGSFGRYVIGDTYAPENDGLKGRVVKDIAAERGQDPFDCLLDIVIADDLRTVLWPMPNDNDPDTWALRQSAWDEPDIMLGGSDAGAHLDRMAGAPFPTRFLGDMIRGRKLVPVESAVRMITGAQADLFGLVDRGYLREGYHADIVVIDPETVASEDAALHFDLPGGAPRLTAGGIGVKRVLVNGVETIRDGQATDARPGKVLRSGRDTVTVPTS; this is translated from the coding sequence ATGCTCGACTACCTGATCAAGGGGGCAACCGTCGTCGACGGGACGGGGGGCCCGTCGTACGTCGGTGACGTCGCAGTGCGCGACGGCCGGATCGTGGCGATCGGGTCGGTCGACGAGGACGCCGCCGAGACCTACGACGCGGCCGGCCTGATCGTGATGCCGGGCGTGATCGACAACCACACGCACTACGACGCACAGCTGTTCTGGGACCCGCTGCTCACGCCCTCCAACGAGCACGGTGTGACGACGGTGCTCGGCGGCAACTGCGGCTTCACGCTGGCGCCGTTGAAACCGGAAGACGCCGACTACATCCGGCGGATGATGCAGAAGGTCGAGGGGATGCCGCTCGAGGCGCTCGAGACCGGCGTCGAGTGGAGCTGGGAGTCCTTCGCCGAGTATCTCGACGCGGTCGAGCGCGCGGACCTCGCGGTCAACGCCGGGTTCCTGGTCGGACACTGTGCGATCCGGCGCTACGTGATGGGGGCTGAGGCGACCGATCGCGAGGCGACCGATGACGAGATCAAGCAGCTCGTCGCCGTACTCCACGAGTCGATCGAGGCAGGCGGTCTCGGCTTCTCGACAACCTTGTCCCGCACTCATTCAGACGGTGAGGGCAAGCCGGTCGCCTCGCGGATGGCGGGCAAGGACGAGCTGCTCGCGCTGTGTACGGCGGTGGGTGAGCACGAGGGGACCTTCCTGGAAGGCATCGTGTCGGGCTGCCTCGACAAGTTCGAGGACTCCGAGATCGATCTGCTCGCCGAGATGTCGGCGGCGGCGAACCGTTCGCTGAACTGGAACCTGCTGACGATCGACTCGCGCGAGCCCGACCGCATCCCGCGCCAGCTGCAGGCCTCGACGCGGGCCCGCGAGCTCGGTGGGCGGGTGGTCGCGCTGACGATGCCGGTCCTCGTGCCGATGAACATGAGCCTGCTCAACTTCTGCGGACTGTGGCTGATCCCAGGGTGGGGCGAGATCCTGCAGTGCCCGGTCGAGGAGCGCATCAAGCGGCTGTCGGATCCGGCGACGCGGGCGAAGATGGTCGAGCTGGTCAACGCGCCGGAGGCCGGCGTGTTCAAGCGGCTCGGCTCGTTCGGTCGCTACGTCATCGGCGACACCTACGCGCCGGAGAACGACGGTCTGAAGGGCCGCGTCGTGAAGGACATCGCCGCGGAGCGTGGGCAGGACCCGTTCGACTGCCTGCTCGACATCGTGATCGCCGACGATCTTCGTACCGTGCTCTGGCCGATGCCGAACGACAACGACCCCGACACCTGGGCGCTGCGGCAGTCGGCGTGGGACGAGCCCGACATCATGCTCGGCGGATCGGACGCCGGTGCGCACCTGGACCGGATGGCGGGTGCGCCGTTCCCGACGAGGTTCCTCGGCGACATGATTCGGGGCCGCAAGCTGGTGCCGGTCGAGTCCGCCGTACGGATGATCACCGGCGCGCAGGCGGACCTGTTCGGCCTCGTCGACCGTGGCTACCTGCGCGAGGGCTATCACGCGGACATCGTGGTGATCGATCCCGAGACCGTGGCGTCGGAGGACGCGGCGTTGCACTTCGACCTGCCGGGCGGGGCGCCGCGGCTGACCGCCGGCGGCATCGGCGTGAAGCGGGTCCTGGTCAATGGCGTCGAGACGATCCGTGACGGCCAGGCCACCGACGCCCGCCCCGGCAAGGTCCTGCGAAGCGGCCGCGACACGGTGACCGTCCCCACCAGCTGA